From Vibrio splendidus, a single genomic window includes:
- a CDS encoding TIGR03643 family protein gives MLSKENESRIIEMAWEDRTPFEAIEHQFGLNESQVIRFMRSHLKLGSFKLWRSRVSGRSTKHVKLRSSGVSRGYCPTQYKHR, from the coding sequence ATGTTATCTAAAGAGAACGAATCAAGAATTATTGAAATGGCGTGGGAAGACCGAACGCCATTTGAGGCAATAGAGCACCAATTTGGTTTAAATGAATCACAAGTGATTCGTTTTATGCGTAGCCATCTCAAGCTTGGCAGTTTTAAGCTGTGGCGTTCACGTGTTTCTGGGCGCTCAACCAAACACGTAAAGTTGCGCAGTTCGGGCGTTTCGAGAGGTTATTGTCCAACTCAGTACAAGCATCGTTAA
- a CDS encoding DUF3465 domain-containing protein gives MKQFCALLLVLLSFGISHVQANDTRLKQAYENHQSDVQVRGSGTVYRVLPDDNKGSRHQKFILRLDSGQTLLVAHNIDLAPRVQGLAKGDRIEFYGEYEWNKKGGVMHWTHKDPRNHHTHGWLKYNGKVYE, from the coding sequence ATGAAACAATTTTGCGCTCTACTTTTGGTGCTGCTTAGCTTCGGCATCAGTCATGTTCAAGCGAATGATACGCGACTTAAGCAAGCTTACGAAAATCACCAAAGCGACGTTCAGGTGCGCGGCTCGGGTACGGTGTATCGAGTACTTCCTGATGATAATAAAGGATCTCGACATCAGAAATTCATTTTGCGACTCGATAGCGGACAAACCTTGTTAGTCGCACATAATATTGACTTAGCGCCTCGTGTTCAGGGGCTGGCAAAGGGCGATCGAATTGAATTTTATGGTGAATATGAGTGGAACAAGAAAGGTGGCGTCATGCACTGGACGCACAAAGACCCTCGTAATCATCACACTCATGGTTGGTTGAAGTATAACGGGAAAGTATACGAGTAA
- a CDS encoding BLUF domain-containing protein — protein sequence MFLTRLIYVSTLSECCDSKALEEILAISRDHNRQSHLTGLLSHNQKYFLQCIEGSREAVNHTYNHILNDERHNHVAILYFKEIDSREFGDWSMGDIPQSNLTELLNLQFSTSDQFNPYEMSGESAYRMLLELKQNLPSE from the coding sequence ATGTTCCTAACTCGGTTAATTTATGTCAGTACGCTTTCCGAATGTTGTGATTCCAAAGCATTGGAGGAGATACTCGCTATCTCACGAGATCATAATCGGCAGAGCCATTTAACGGGGCTTCTCAGCCATAATCAAAAGTACTTTCTTCAATGTATTGAAGGGTCTAGAGAGGCCGTTAACCACACGTACAATCATATTCTTAACGACGAGAGACACAATCACGTCGCAATACTTTATTTTAAAGAGATTGATAGTAGAGAATTTGGAGACTGGTCGATGGGAGACATTCCGCAGTCCAATTTAACCGAGCTGTTGAACTTACAGTTTTCAACATCTGATCAATTTAACCCGTACGAAATGTCTGGCGAAAGTGCTTACCGAATGCTTTTAGAGTTAAAGCAAAATTTGCCATCTGAATAG
- a CDS encoding nucleotidyltransferase domain-containing protein — MQKLDRGLDREGFIQNLYSPKNIAPEFQDVVSAVVDSLLRELLGQVDGIYLYGSVPRGTAIVGRSDLDVSIVLTTPLGQKERGVFKHLSDTIPQIYPQVTKLDIDPGSLSEVLQPSEEFHWQFWLKHCCCCIWGDDLSIKFPRYKPSNEIAQALNGDLSTFLKQMIPSFKTMADTDVAKVIGKKLVRAAYYFVAEKDGSWYTNLSQCAAVAKRYYPNQSDDIELAYQYALGNLISKTEAFELYERLSKELIRE; from the coding sequence ATGCAGAAGCTAGATAGAGGGCTCGATCGAGAAGGGTTCATTCAAAATCTTTATTCGCCAAAGAACATTGCGCCTGAATTTCAAGACGTGGTGTCAGCAGTCGTTGATTCGCTGCTAAGAGAACTTCTAGGTCAAGTTGATGGTATCTACTTGTATGGAAGCGTGCCTAGAGGAACGGCCATTGTTGGTCGCTCTGATTTGGATGTCTCTATCGTACTCACTACGCCGCTTGGTCAAAAAGAGAGGGGAGTATTTAAGCACCTTTCTGACACCATACCCCAAATCTATCCTCAAGTGACTAAGCTTGATATTGATCCAGGATCTCTCTCAGAGGTTCTGCAGCCCAGCGAAGAATTCCATTGGCAGTTTTGGCTCAAACATTGTTGCTGTTGTATTTGGGGGGATGATTTATCTATAAAGTTTCCACGATATAAGCCCAGTAATGAAATAGCCCAAGCTCTTAATGGCGATTTATCGACTTTTCTTAAGCAAATGATCCCGAGTTTTAAAACAATGGCTGATACGGATGTCGCCAAGGTGATTGGCAAGAAGCTAGTTCGAGCGGCGTATTACTTTGTGGCTGAGAAAGACGGCAGTTGGTACACCAATCTGAGCCAGTGCGCTGCAGTCGCCAAGCGCTATTACCCCAATCAAAGCGACGATATTGAGCTAGCTTATCAATACGCTCTCGGAAATTTGATATCTAAAACAGAAGCTTTTGAATTGTATGAAAGGCTGAGCAAAGAGCTGATTCGAGAGTAA
- a CDS encoding GNAT family N-acetyltransferase, protein MFKLETDRLILRDMSLEDECAFVAMSQDAKYQRFYDESDCEPNKYRELTQLFVAQALEVPRQSFQLAVESKDSGKFIGTVCLRLERDKQASMGCAFSREIQGKGLSIEASEALADFGFSELGIHRIYAETISRNLAAIKLCKSLGMKQEACFKDHRFFKGQWWDTVVLAVLRSDWEKA, encoded by the coding sequence ATGTTTAAGCTGGAAACTGACAGGTTGATTCTTCGAGATATGAGTCTCGAAGACGAGTGTGCCTTTGTTGCGATGTCTCAAGATGCAAAGTATCAGCGTTTCTATGATGAAAGTGATTGTGAACCTAACAAGTATCGAGAGCTAACTCAGTTGTTTGTTGCGCAGGCTTTGGAAGTTCCGCGCCAGTCTTTTCAATTAGCGGTTGAAAGCAAAGACTCGGGGAAGTTTATTGGAACAGTTTGTTTACGCCTTGAACGCGATAAACAAGCTTCAATGGGCTGTGCTTTCTCGAGGGAAATTCAGGGAAAAGGGCTTTCTATAGAAGCTTCTGAAGCCCTCGCTGATTTTGGTTTCTCAGAGTTAGGCATACACCGTATTTACGCGGAAACCATCAGCAGAAACTTGGCTGCGATTAAATTATGTAAGTCACTGGGAATGAAACAAGAGGCGTGTTTTAAAGATCATCGATTCTTCAAAGGTCAATGGTGGGATACAGTTGTGTTGGCGGTTCTACGTTCTGATTGGGAAAAGGCATAG